GAATCCGGCGTGCTAGGGCGAAAACCCTGCCAGCGAGCGCCGTCGACCGATTGCGTCGACTTTACCCCCTGCACCGCGCCAGGGAACATCTTGTGAAGCTGACCCAGCAGCAGATCGGCCCGTCGCCAATTTGGCGGCGCTTGCAGCCCTGCCAGCTCGACCGTGCCCGCTCCGCGAAGGCGGCCGTTCATCGGCGTTGCAAACAACTTCCCCTCCGCCCACATCACGGGACGCGATGGCATCTCGTGCGGCGTTGGAATCTCCACGTGATAGCCGCGCTCGGTGTCGAAGACGATGCTGTCGCCCAACTGCCGCACGAAGGGCGCTGACCACGCCCCGGCTGCGACGACAACGGCGCTAGCGGCTTCGCGCCCTTTGTCCGTATGCACTGCTACGGCGTGTGCGCCGTTGGTTTCGACGGCGGTCGCAGCCGCATCGACGAGGCGTGCGCCTCGCGCCACGACCTGAGCGGTCAGACGCGCCAGCAACGCGCCCGGGTCAGAGGTGTGCCCCGTCTCGCTGATATAACGCGCGCCGATGAAATCGTTCGAGAGCGTGGGTTCGAACTCGCGAAGCGCACCGGCGTCCAGCGTTTCGATCTGCACACCGTTCTCACGCCGCAAGGCCATGCCACCTTCATCGCCTTCCATGCCCTTCTGACTGGAATAGGCAATGAGATACCCGCGACGGGTCACGAGGTCGTTGGCGTTGGCATCGTCAAGCAACGGTTGATACGCGTCGAGTGCCGGGCCGAGCAGAGCGCGCAACGCGCGTGCCTGTTGTGCCACCCGTGCGGGCTGACTTGCCGCAATAAAGCGCATCAACCACGGCACCATACGGGGCAGATAGCCCCAGCGAAGCACCAGCGGGCCATCCGGTTGCATCAGCCATCCCGGCACTTGCCAGAGCACACCCGGCATCGCGATAGGCACAACGGACGAACCGTTGATGCAACCGGCATTGCCCAGCGAGGCCGCCTGCCGCGCCGACTGCCGGTCGACGAGCGTCACGGCATGCCCTGCGCGCTGAAGATAAGCGGCGGTACACACGCCAACCAAACCGCCCCCGATAACGACGACGGGACGTGAATCGCTCATGAAGCCGTCCTGCGAAAATTCGAAAACGCCTAGTGTACTGCGTCGGACCTGCGTGACCGAGCGCCCTCAAAATTCCCGTGCATTCTCCGATCGATTCCCCGATTCGGGCTCAGCGCCGGCATCAGATCATTTCCAGCGGACGTTTGCGTGACGGCGCTTCGAAGTGGTGATCGAGCAAATTCAGTTCTTCGTCGCTTAACTCGATGTCGAGCGCGGCACGGTTCGCACGCACGTGGGCCTCGGACCCGGCTTTCGGGATGGCGATGACGCCGGGACGGCTCAGCACCCAGGCCAGCGCAATCTGAAGCGGCTCGACGTGGCGCTTGCGAGCAATCTCGCTAAGGACGCCATTCGTCGGCAAGCGCCCTTGTTCGATGGGCGAGTAGGCCATCATCGGCAGTCGGTTCGTCGCAAGCCAGGGCATCAGATCGTACTCCGGGCCGCGTCGCGAAAGATTGAACAGCACCTGATCCGTCGCACATGCGGTGCCGCCCGGCGCGTCGAACAACTCGTCCATGTCGTCCACATCGAAGTTGCTCACGCCCCATTGACGGATCTTGCCCGCGTCGATCAGCGTTTCGAAACCGGCAATCGTGTCTTCGAGCGGAACATCGCCGCGCCAATGCAAGAGGTACAGGTCGATGCGGTCGGTGCGCAGACGCTTGAGGCTTCGCTCACACGCCGCGACCACGCCACGTTGCGAGGCGTTATGCGGATACACCTTGCTTACGAGAAAGACCTCGTCACGCAAGCCGTCGAGCGCTTCGCCAACGAGGCTTTCCGTCGCGCCTTCGCCATACATCTCGGCGGTATCGACCAGTGTCATGCCAAGCGAGACGCCCAGACGCAACGCCGCAATCTCGTCGCGACGGCGCTCGGGCTTCTCGCCCATCATCCACGTGCCCTGCCCGAGCACCGGCACGGTGTCGCCTTGGGGGAAAGTGATGTTTCGCATGATCTGTCCTCCTGGATTTTGATGAACATTATCTGCCTGCAAGTCGAGCCGTGACCAGTGCTATGAGGGCTTCACGCAACACTTCAAGGTGTCGTCCTATCTTCTGGATCGGATTCGTCCTAGCCACGATGCAGATATTGCCGCTTCTGCATTCGTGCACCCATTCTCTCGGATAGTTCACAAACCTTTCATCGCGGCGTCGCGATAGGCTGATCTCACCGATGCACATCGCGAATGTTGCTCCGCAGCGAGACGGCTCGGTGATGGCGCCTGCGATGTGTGTCGGGCCACGGTGGACGATGCGGACGAAAGAAACGAAAGGAGAGAAAAAGAAAGCCCCGCGAACGGGGCTTTAAAGGCCGACCGGGCGTGCGCCGGCCAAGGAGGCTCATCGATGTGGCGCCGCAGCGAGTCTGTGCGCCGGGGAGATATTGTCGGCACAGTCGACGAATCGATGGGAAGGACGAATCCGAATGTCGAGGAGAATTTTTGCGTAACAAAATGTGACGATTTGCAGCCTGTTCGCGTCGGGAGACGGGCGCGATAATAGGGCTCGCCTAAAACAGCAGAGGAGTCCCCCCGAGATGGCCAAAGCGATCAAGTTCCACTCACTCGGCTCACCGCTTTCTCCCGTTCAGCGCTACGCACCGCCAGCGATCTTTTTTCACTGGTTGGTGGCGCTGCTGATCGTGATTGCGTATGCCGCCGTGATCACGAAGGGATATTTGCCGAAAGGCAGTGCGCCGCGAGCGCTAAGCATGACGATCCACGAGTGGGCCGGAATCGCCGTGCTGGTCGTCGCCGTGCCGCGTTTGCTCTGGCGTCTGATCAAGGGATCTCCGGGGCCGCTGCCCGGTCAGGGATGGCTGGTACGCATGGGGTCGTCACTCGTGCATCTGTTGCTGTATCTGTTCATCTTCGCGCAGCCGGTGCTGGGCTATCTGACACTGAACGCAGCAGGGCACGTGCTCACGATTCCGGGGCTGGATATTGCACTGCCGCAGTTCATCGGCAAAGACGACGAGACGCGCCGCTCTATCAAGGAGATTCACGAAACGCTGGGAAGCGCCTTCTACTGGGTGATCGGCTTGCATGCGTTGGCTGCGTTGTGGCATCACTATTTCCGTCGTGACGACACGCTGCGTCGCATGATGTGAGGGTTCGACCCGAGCGTATGAGTGCGATGCGAGAGGATCGCGCGCCCGAAGTCCTTCCGAGCGCGCGTAGGGTTTGATCAAGGGTGATCAGAACGCGAGGCGAACACCCGCGAACACGCTGCGGCCGTCGCCCGGGTAGAACACGGCGGTGTTG
This window of the Pandoraea sputorum genome carries:
- a CDS encoding aldo/keto reductase translates to MRNITFPQGDTVPVLGQGTWMMGEKPERRRDEIAALRLGVSLGMTLVDTAEMYGEGATESLVGEALDGLRDEVFLVSKVYPHNASQRGVVAACERSLKRLRTDRIDLYLLHWRGDVPLEDTIAGFETLIDAGKIRQWGVSNFDVDDMDELFDAPGGTACATDQVLFNLSRRGPEYDLMPWLATNRLPMMAYSPIEQGRLPTNGVLSEIARKRHVEPLQIALAWVLSRPGVIAIPKAGSEAHVRANRAALDIELSDEELNLLDHHFEAPSRKRPLEMI
- a CDS encoding cytochrome b; the encoded protein is MAKAIKFHSLGSPLSPVQRYAPPAIFFHWLVALLIVIAYAAVITKGYLPKGSAPRALSMTIHEWAGIAVLVVAVPRLLWRLIKGSPGPLPGQGWLVRMGSSLVHLLLYLFIFAQPVLGYLTLNAAGHVLTIPGLDIALPQFIGKDDETRRSIKEIHETLGSAFYWVIGLHALAALWHHYFRRDDTLRRMM
- a CDS encoding NAD(P)/FAD-dependent oxidoreductase, whose amino-acid sequence is MSDSRPVVVIGGGLVGVCTAAYLQRAGHAVTLVDRQSARQAASLGNAGCINGSSVVPIAMPGVLWQVPGWLMQPDGPLVLRWGYLPRMVPWLMRFIAASQPARVAQQARALRALLGPALDAYQPLLDDANANDLVTRRGYLIAYSSQKGMEGDEGGMALRRENGVQIETLDAGALREFEPTLSNDFIGARYISETGHTSDPGALLARLTAQVVARGARLVDAAATAVETNGAHAVAVHTDKGREAASAVVVAAGAWSAPFVRQLGDSIVFDTERGYHVEIPTPHEMPSRPVMWAEGKLFATPMNGRLRGAGTVELAGLQAPPNWRRADLLLGQLHKMFPGAVQGVKSTQSVDGARWQGFRPSTPDSLPVLGAASKVPNAFYAFGHGHVGLTAAASTGRTIAGLVSGERPSIDLSPFSIGRFR